A window of the Lactuca sativa cultivar Salinas chromosome 7, Lsat_Salinas_v11, whole genome shotgun sequence genome harbors these coding sequences:
- the LOC111887654 gene encoding coniferyl alcohol acyltransferase — protein sequence MRKYSTLLTIGRSNKRWVQESSYLTSHHIHIRHHPQSPLTPLPLPPPPLPSPPFSFSFSHVAKNRCGLLNTVSHNYSRTTLSNLSHNHLHAKLSTLQTLELSNDVVDYPLDYQVTVKDIDVISAAQAPTHDLWLPLTNLDLLLPPLAAGVFFCYKKNDDTAMSTETLVKTLKKSLGIVLSTFYPLAGEIVPNRIGEPEVLCNNYGVEFVHAHADVDLQTLDLHHPDETVKGKLVPKINRGVISVQVTELKCGAIILSCAFDHRFTDGDSLNMFLAAWIDLIQFNKISNIPSFRSSILNPRRPPHYDTTFDDLYIPISSLPPPTPSCDDELCSRIYYIHAESVNKLQSQASAKDIRRSKVQSFTAYIWKLLAQQVDDDVNKTSRVGVVVSGRHFLTGNSEEESSMLKNHFGNILSIPYGEENNRQLQEMTLNEVANKVHEFVKKTTNEEHFRGLVDWVELHRPEPAVARVYFKLQETDGDAIVVSSGQGLPIKYMNFGFGEPIFGSYHFPWGGQTGYITTMPSARHNGDWIVYTHLKQKHLDLIDHKASHIFKPLTNSYLHFR from the exons ATGAGAAAATATTCTACTCTTCTTACCATTGGGAGATCCAATAAGAGATGGGTTCAAGAGAGTTCTTACCTTACATCACATCATATTCATATCCGCCATCATCCTCAATCACCACTAACACCACTACCACTACCTCCGCCCCCACTGCCATCGCCACCCTTTTCGTTTTCCTTTTCTCACGTCGCAAAGAACAGATGCGGTTTGCTTAATACAGTTTCTCACAATTATTCTCGAACAACTCTTTCTAATCTAAGCCATAATCATCTCCATGCTAAACTCTCGACCCTCCAGACGTTAGAACTCTCCAACGATGTGGTTGACTACCCACTCGACTACCAAGTTACAGTGAAAGACATAGATGTCATTTCTGCAGCTCAGGCGCCGACTCACGACCTCTGGCTTCCCTTAACCAACTTAGACTTACTCCTACCGCCGCTTGCCGCCGGAGTTTTCTTTTGTTACAAGAAAAACGATGACACTGCCATGTCAACGGAAACGCTGGTGAAGACGCTCAAGAAATCTTTGGGTATTGTGTTGTCCACATTTTACCCGCTCGCCGGAGAGATAGTTCCGAACAGGATTGGGGAACCGGAGGTGCTCTGCAACAACTATGGTGTGGAGTTTGTACATGCTCACGCTGACGTTGACCTTCAAACGCTAGATTTGCATCACCCTGATGAAACTGTGAAGGGAAAGTTGGTCCCTAAGATAAATCGTGGTGTGATTTCTGTTCAG GTCACAGAGTTGAAATGTGGAGCAATAATATTATCATGTGCTTTCGATCACCGTTTCACTGATGGCGATTCTTTAAACATGTTCTTGGCTGCATGGATTGACTTAATCCAATTCAATAAAATTTCAAACATCCCATCTTTTCGATCATCAATTCTCAACCCAAGACGCCCACCACATTACGACACAACCTTTGATGATCTTTATATTCCAATATCGTCATTGCCTCCTCCAACACCTTCATGTGATGACGAACTTTGTAGTCGAATCTACTACATTCATGCAGAATCAGTTAATAAACTCCAATCACAAGCCAGTGCAAAAGACATTAGAAGAAGCAAAGTTCAGTCTTTTACAGCATATATATGGAAGCTATTAGCTCAACAAGTCGATGATGATGTAAACAAAACATCAAGAGTGGGTGTTGTTGTTAGTGGACGACATTTCCTAACCGGAAATAGTGAGGAAGAATCGTCTATGTTAAAGAACCACTTTGGGAACATATTATCTATACCATATGGCGAGGAAAACAATCGCCAACTCCAGGAAATGACACTTAATGAAGTCGCAAATAAGGTTCATGAGTTTGTGAAGAAGACAACAAATGAAGAACATTTTAGGGGATTGGTTGATTGGGTAGAGTTGCATAGGCCAGAGCCAGCAGTTGCAAGGGTTTATTTCAAGCTACAAGAGACTGATGGGGATGCAATAGTTGTGTCATCAGGACAAGGTTTACCGATTAAATATATGAACTTTGGATTCGGAGAGCCAATCTTTGGATCTTATCATTTCCCATGGGGGGGTCAAACTGGATATATAACTACAATGCCGAGTGCGAGGCATAATGGAGATTGGATTGTTTACACGCATCTCAAACAAAAACATTTGGACCTCATTGACCATAAGGCATCTCACATCTTCAAGCCCTTAACTAATTCCTATTTACATTTTCGTTGA